One window of uncultured Methanoregula sp. genomic DNA carries:
- a CDS encoding type II toxin-antitoxin system HicA family toxin, translating to MSLKLPVIAGEDLVKYLAKQGFEIKRQSASHIVVQKEWRVFSVPLHRELKKGTLIGILKQAGIDVEDFKRGFR from the coding sequence ATGTCGCTTAAACTCCCGGTCATTGCCGGAGAAGATCTGGTCAAGTACCTTGCGAAACAGGGATTCGAGATCAAGCGGCAGTCTGCGAGCCACATTGTCGTTCAAAAAGAATGGCGGGTCTTCTCGGTCCCGCTCCACCGGGAACTAAAGAAGGGAACATTGATCGGGATCCTCAAGCAGGCCGGGATCGATGTCGAGGATTTCAAACGGGGATTCCGGTAA
- a CDS encoding type II toxin-antitoxin system HicB family antitoxin, producing MKYTVVLEPQEEGGFTVQCVEIPGAISQGETREEALANIKEAIELVLEVQREELHKKSPAHHREISKVEVADVA from the coding sequence ATGAAATATACGGTGGTGCTCGAACCCCAGGAAGAAGGCGGTTTCACGGTCCAGTGCGTCGAGATCCCCGGGGCGATCAGCCAGGGTGAGACCCGGGAAGAAGCGCTTGCCAATATCAAAGAAGCAATAGAACTTGTTCTCGAAGTCCAGCGGGAAGAGTTACACAAGAAATCTCCTGCGCATCACCGCGAAATCTCCAAGGTCGAAGTGGCGGATGTCGCTTAA
- a CDS encoding 2'-5' RNA ligase family protein gives MLIEIRIGPGKRKIASWISHFCDKCRIPENKIHRVPHITLYGSFAADHGQVERIKSVLTTIGRKYSFLPFTIDGLECIDGDKGIVVYFKIVPSPELKQFRDELAWNLLTIVPDTKPFDFDKNFLFHSTLAYKLSESEYNRISEYVNSVDSASDDFIMPYFYLPMAALRITLLNNQSRIICEYDLLQQKLMPRLESLSKHEWQRTSKLFRLKKGIEGYYESSDSIYLCSDLHFDHSNVINYCARPFLSSNVHEMNAVLVNNWNNCVQDSNTVYFLGDLTFGRGARPAEYWLSKLRGKIQFIRGNHEECVKDSRESAILNHKDHRFLLIHDPKCRPAQWDGWVIHGHVHNNDMKNYPFINGEKKTINVSAELTNYRPVSLDYILSLDLDTIQRMDTIDSIPQRNISV, from the coding sequence ATGCTTATAGAAATTCGAATTGGTCCCGGAAAACGGAAAATCGCCAGTTGGATTTCTCATTTTTGTGATAAATGCCGAATCCCTGAAAATAAAATTCATCGAGTTCCGCATATCACTTTGTATGGAAGTTTTGCGGCAGATCATGGTCAAGTTGAAAGAATAAAATCCGTGCTGACAACTATCGGAAGAAAATATTCATTTTTACCCTTCACGATCGACGGTTTAGAATGCATTGATGGAGACAAAGGCATTGTTGTTTATTTTAAAATTGTTCCCTCACCGGAACTCAAACAATTTAGAGATGAACTAGCTTGGAACCTGCTTACCATAGTTCCCGATACCAAACCCTTTGATTTTGATAAGAATTTTCTTTTTCACTCTACATTGGCCTATAAGTTGTCCGAGTCGGAGTATAACCGGATATCAGAATATGTAAATTCAGTTGATTCAGCTTCCGATGATTTTATTATGCCATATTTTTATTTGCCAATGGCTGCGCTGCGGATCACTCTCCTCAATAACCAATCCCGGATTATTTGCGAATACGATCTCCTCCAGCAAAAACTGATGCCGAGATTGGAATCACTTAGTAAACATGAATGGCAACGGACTTCGAAATTATTCCGATTGAAAAAGGGAATCGAAGGGTATTACGAGTCCTCGGATTCGATTTATCTTTGCAGCGACCTTCACTTCGACCATTCTAATGTAATCAATTACTGTGCACGGCCATTTTTATCTTCCAATGTCCACGAGATGAATGCTGTACTCGTCAATAATTGGAATAACTGTGTTCAAGATTCGAATACCGTCTATTTTTTGGGCGATCTCACATTTGGCAGGGGAGCAAGACCTGCGGAATATTGGCTGTCAAAACTTCGTGGGAAAATTCAGTTTATTCGAGGAAATCACGAAGAATGTGTGAAAGACTCCCGGGAATCCGCCATCTTGAACCATAAGGATCACCGGTTCCTGCTTATCCATGATCCAAAATGTCGGCCAGCACAATGGGACGGCTGGGTAATACATGGCCATGTTCATAACAACGATATGAAGAATTATCCGTTCATTAACGGAGAGAAAAAGACAATTAATGTAAGTGCTGAACTTACGAATTACAGACCGGTTAGTCTTGATTACATTCTTTCCCTGGATCTTGATACCATTCAACGAATGGATACTATCGATAGCATTCCTCAACGGAATATCAGCGTTTGA
- a CDS encoding HEPN domain-containing protein, with protein sequence MDKFKEKFFCDGTWWKPEFPDDRINGTLSYNYREGIKLDLNSEFNSEKNCSPFSCSDIINGISEKGIQITLYGCAFSGGPSGTRRLNSSEYYSYQKSGYFCTAAYISHHFLTVDEIKFKKISFSLNNLTEWLGISGFHVDHEVDHEKDDIKFIVEYSRPKSIIVKLNDQFTMSIDFRRSGPSYNPLSEVKIVQTPRITIESNSEEKLSNFLKIITQIRYFLSLGIMTPVYPYNFSGEIVSEKLEAYDRWIGIYMQLDKKMEVEKEIHFIFMLFTYKDIQNKFSDLLKTWFEKQKQLEPVIDLYFSIFFNPEMSINNQFLGAVQAIESYHRRFKKNELLEKTEFRKMTQSILHALPEDQQTWLKPKLAFANEPSLYYRLKELFSEYCELGFIFNFHREHFAREVTDTRNYLTHYSSNLEKKALSGTDIVKATQQLKAIIQYLILLELGFTRDEAQKFANKISSRQFSQNFITFNL encoded by the coding sequence ATGGATAAATTTAAGGAAAAATTTTTTTGTGATGGCACTTGGTGGAAACCAGAGTTTCCTGATGATAGAATAAACGGTACTTTATCATACAATTATCGAGAGGGAATAAAATTAGATCTAAATAGCGAATTTAATTCCGAAAAAAATTGCTCTCCCTTTTCTTGCAGTGACATAATAAATGGAATTTCGGAAAAAGGAATACAAATAACGCTATATGGATGTGCCTTCTCTGGGGGCCCAAGTGGAACCCGCAGGTTGAATTCATCGGAATATTATTCATATCAAAAAAGTGGTTATTTCTGTACCGCTGCATACATTTCTCATCATTTTTTAACAGTAGATGAAATAAAGTTCAAAAAAATTAGTTTCAGTCTGAACAATCTGACTGAATGGTTAGGAATATCTGGATTCCATGTTGACCACGAAGTGGATCATGAAAAGGATGATATCAAATTCATTGTGGAATATTCTCGCCCAAAATCAATAATTGTAAAATTAAATGACCAATTCACGATGTCTATTGATTTCAGGCGTAGTGGACCAAGTTATAATCCGTTATCTGAAGTGAAAATTGTTCAAACTCCAAGAATTACCATAGAGTCTAATTCTGAAGAAAAATTATCGAATTTTTTGAAAATTATAACTCAAATACGATATTTCCTAAGCCTCGGCATTATGACACCAGTATATCCATACAATTTTTCTGGAGAGATTGTATCGGAAAAATTGGAGGCATATGATCGATGGATCGGAATTTACATGCAATTGGATAAAAAAATGGAAGTTGAAAAAGAAATTCATTTCATTTTTATGTTATTTACCTACAAAGATATTCAAAATAAATTCAGCGATCTATTAAAAACATGGTTTGAAAAACAAAAACAACTCGAACCTGTGATTGATTTGTATTTTTCAATTTTTTTCAACCCAGAAATGTCAATAAATAACCAATTTTTAGGAGCAGTTCAAGCTATTGAATCTTATCATAGAAGATTTAAAAAGAATGAACTTTTGGAAAAAACTGAATTCAGAAAGATGACACAAAGCATTCTTCATGCTTTGCCTGAAGATCAGCAAACATGGCTCAAACCTAAACTAGCTTTCGCGAATGAACCCAGTTTATATTATCGTCTTAAAGAGCTGTTCTCGGAGTATTGTGAATTGGGTTTTATTTTTAATTTCCATCGTGAGCATTTTGCTCGAGAAGTAACCGATACGAGAAATTACCTCACACATTACAGTTCAAATTTAGAGAAAAAGGCCTTATCGGGTACAGATATTGTCAAAGCAACACAGCAACTGAAAGCAATAATTCAATATCTTATTCTCCTTGAATTAGGTTTCACAAGAGATGAGGCACAAAAATTCGCGAATAAAATTTCTTCACGTCAATTTAGTCAGAATTTTATTACATTTAATTTGTGA